DNA from Ptychodera flava strain L36383 chromosome 15, AS_Pfla_20210202, whole genome shotgun sequence:
TCTCCTCAGTCTCATTCTCCAAGATCGGAACGCATCCGTGACATACTGTTTAAAACATGGTCCCTCCACAGTATCGGGAAGGAACTATGTTTTATGCAAtacgcgccttgaaagtgaataCCTGCTCAAAGTTTTCCCGATGAGACTGTTGATCATTCCCCAATTAAGTAAGGAACACAAAATCAAGAGTTGCCGAGCAAATTTCAGTCCTACAGAAAccaattacccaacatttaccgatatttgacattcaagaTGACAGGTATCCCTGCGTTAACTCCACAAAACAAAGAcgatgaaaactttacttactcTAACAGCTACAAAATTAGCCCCCTCAGAGTGGTGGACTTAAAGAATCTGAATATCCACTATCCCCGGGGCGCATTCCACCTTAAACCACGATGCCCATATATAAGGCACAGGCACCACCGTAGCTGATAGCGCTTTTAGTACAGTAGAAAGGCCCTTTCTACTGTACTAAAAACGCTATTAACTGACAACTACGGTGGTGCCTGTGATATAAGGGAAGATTCGGAAGGActgttttatttcacaaaaaccaaAACACTCTACTGTTACACTTTGATGTATGTATGGACTCAGTATTTCCTGAATTTCAATGCAGACTAACACTTAGTGTGCATGTGTCGACACAGAAGCGATCACTTATACCTGCATGATGTTCATCAAGAACACAGGGTACAGCCACGTAAAGAAAGTATGCAAAGTTTTACTCCTTTTTTCTCATGTAACATTCGTTTCAAAGGCTATGCCTATAACCCCTTCTTTGAATTATGTATGGTTTAAGTGTCATGGGCATTTTCTTATCCTGAGAAGGATCTGCCTAAAATCTGCGCAAACTTTATTCTACTGGGGAATTCTAGCATCATTTCGTCAGCGCCGTACGTGTTCTGGGATTATGCTCAGGCAGCTACGACTAGGGCGGGATTTGGTTTGTACAATAGTGGTACCAGGTGAGGTCGGCGATATCTACACAGACATGCATCGTTTCTCTTGTTGTCGGCCGTGACCCACGTTGAGGTGACATGACTATACAAACAGTTGTACTTGTCACGCCAAAGTGGAGAACAACTTGAGTGTCCGAAATGTCAGGCAACTTTGACACTAATCATGACAACTTTGACTTCATGTAAGCGATCCAAGTCTCAGTGATACCGTGCATGAAAAAGATAAACTACCATAAACGTAGAATTTCGTTTTTTTATTACCTGCAATGTCATGACGTCATCGCCGACCACGACTTCCTTCGTGGTGAAGTCGACTCCAATCGTCGCTTTGTACTTGTCGGTAAATTTGTTGTGTACATACTGGTCCACGAGTGACGATTTGCCGACGCTGTTTGTAGAgaatacaggtacatgtaaacTGGCGGAACGTTATGTCATCCAGCGTAACGCAGTATTGAAAGTTAAAACACCCAACAATGGTCAAATAGTGATAATAATTATATCAAGAGTTCTAAATTTAATTATCCGGTTTCCATGCCAATTCTATCAATTTCCAACGGTCGTCTAGACTATTAACAAACGTCACTGTGGGCTGCCGTGCTAAGTTAAAAACAGTGTCCGGCCATACAGAAGTTTATAATCCTAGCGACGGCTGATGGCGTGATTTGGCAGCTCTGCCTCGATCAGCGGCAAAGATAGTCAATACCAACACAGTACGCACGTATCCGAACCGCGGTTGTATTTTCGTATGCTGTTTCTGAAATATCGATGTCACCAGGTATTTTACCTCCACTGATCTGAACCTTGCACGATCGAAATATAACGCTGGCGTCAAGTCTCACCTAGACTGTCGTCAGTTAATAAAAGGCCCACCGTGCACACAAGTCCAAAACATTGTTCCGCAGATGAAATGAACGAGTGCGCAAAGTTCCGTCTTCgaatgtttcaaaaaatatgaaaaatctcGACCTGTGATCTGAGACTGACTTAACCTTTTGATCTCGTCCATGTACACATTTCTGCACTCCACAAACGTGGCGATGAAAACTTCATCAACTTGCCGCCAAATTAACTTACCCACTGTCCCCAAGCAGAATGACTTTCACCAGTCGTTTCCTTCGGGTCGCCATCTTGTTTGAGCCGCTATAGTAGTAACACCGACCTTGAGGGCGGAGGTCACGCTTGTCGACAAGTTGCGACGCTCACTGCAACCGAACACCTACAGAGGTGGAAAACTCTCCAGACTTCATGAGACACGCTAGAGAAGGTTACCGTACACCGACCACGTATGCACCGACCCGTTGACCTATTTACGTCCCGTCTGATGAAGTGGACGTTGAAAAACTACCGACCTCTCACCTGAAAGGTGGCCAAGCGTACAAACCTGATGTGTCGGCACAAGGCGTGAATGGCCAGCAATTTGGTACCGTCGCTCGCCGTATAATTACGCTGCGGCCTCAAATTAGAATATAGAACATATGTTCCATATTTTCACatctacaaatatttaaaactcGAATCTATGGGATATGAACATCAGACACTGCCACAGAACGCTGGTAGGCACATGACAACTAACCAACGACAAGAAGATCGGTCTGAACACAGGTTTGGCGGAGCACCTGAGGGCCAAAGGACAAATACAATTCTATGAAACTGTAGCAACGACGGTATTGTAAAGTGGAATGAAATGGGGTCAAATGATGAATGGAGGTTCTGTTTAGCATTTTCCCCTACTGTTCACTCATTAACTATTGGTTTGGAGTGTTAAACGACCGGTACTCAAAAAATCACCAGTAATTCCAATACCTGTTTTCAACGATCAGAACTTAGTGaacataaaatgcaaatattttagcGTGAATTGAAAACTCCATtgaatgtttctgaaaaaaagttgaattgcagtacaaataaattgggaccccttTTTGATATGAAAATGGTTCCGCTTCGCGCGTATTGTTCCGATGGACTACTTTTTGTAAAGAGGGTAGAACAATTGATCCGTGGACAATGCTAGAACGCTTTTACCGAGTTACGAAAGAGCTCAATTATTCTATGTGCTCATACTATTTAAAgacacggtttttcacaaatcGTCCTCACATGCCTATTACACTATAGGTTTACAGCGCATCCAGACTGTGTACACGTACGCGTGGAATTTTTTGAATCATGATATCACATAAAGGTATAATGCACATCGTGGACAGACAATctgactcttaaacttttacagttctcttttGATccgccacttgtgggggctcattttacagCCCTTGGGGTGAGCAAAATtatcaccgtcttagtttttcgaaaatttaaaattttatttctctccatagagttaactcggggatggcagccattttgaattagtgatatcggtaaatattaggtcatttgtttctctagtaccaaaatttgcacggtgacccctaatttgtATATTCTATTTGgtcagagaatggttgaaaatttcattgaggaaagtctgagcatAAGTTTAggcctttcactttcgaggcgaatACTGCCTTAAGACAATATaaatagaaaatacatgtacaatgtatgccTTGGAATAATAGAGATAGTACACACAACCGTCTGGTTATGATATATTTATGCTCATTGGGCAAGCGAAAGCTAGTCCTAAAATATAAATGCTGAAAATCCCGGGAAGATATTGAAATACCAAATTCATTTGTTACGTGAGCCTTACTCGCCCAAACGTTCGACAAAACAGAACTTTCCTTATTGACGTAGTATTGTTtcttcaaaataaattaaaaaaataaatgtgcatCTTTCAAATCACTCATAATGTGTTTGCATTATTCTTCAAATTTTGGAACTGCGTGTGATCGGCTTTGgcttaatatttcaaatttattgtCGTTGTGTTTTGTATTACGTACCTTTGCTACTCTCAATGTAATGTCGAAATGCAGAGTTAGTACCTTAGAAGCGAGATGTCGCCTGTACTGTCTATTGTAagacagtgtgtgtgtgttcgtgtTCGAGGTTATTGTTTGCCACTGAATTTTAGTCGGGTTTTGAATTCATTGTCAACAAAATCATGTAGCACAATGCGTTTTCATTGCAGTGCTATTAATTGTGTTCAAATATCCACTAGCTTTAACTTTCAATGCTTTTCCCGTGTTTTAGTTGTAAAAGTGCGATTCCGATTTATAGCCTCACGACCGCGTACCGATCCTAGAAAACCTCGCCGACCAAAGAcattttttttcgcattttcaaacaattcagGTAAATTCTCTAAATTGTACCCAAACAAACATTCCTCCGACCTCCTTACCCAAATTTTGGAGGCACGTTACCGTGAACGCGCATATTTTTCTATTTGGCCTACTTCTACTCCGGACCGTGACTAACTTTAATctgtcaaaataaaattgcGTAATTTACACATTGCActatattttcaacttgaaaccaTTACCTTGTATCCCATGAGgaaaatacacttgtttttgttGTATGGAACAACAAattgataaacaaaaaatcCAATGACAATGCTAAAACTTCGCACGTGCGTATACTGTCGACGGATTGCTGATGCACTGGAAGTCTCTGACCccaccacggcccctccacggACAAAGTCAGCAAAGCAGAGTGTTTTGTTAACTGAGTGCGATCCTGACAAATTATATTTTGCGCCATACCTGTTTGAACAAACGTCTGCGTACTAATTTTGCCATACATGATTGGCGCTGGAGGCAATGGTTACTTACATTTGCCGGCGGTTTCCGTGTCTTGTGGTCAGGAAATGCATAACCCTTCCGTACTCGCATAACTGAACTGTATCACAAGCTAACAAGAGGAGAGACTCGGACCGACAGCAGCAAAGCAGGGGAAGTTTATTAGTTTTTAATTAAAAATAACCAACTGGACTTCATCGGACTTTGTCTGCCCGCATGCACGATACGTATTTAGGGAGCCTTCTAAAGGGGCGGACCGGGGAATTGGGgtgtcactttttagaaaactgtccggGGTCACTtcttataaacctatcttgtagGGAGGATCACCAGAAGATGATTTTACAGCCTAACCTTCGATTGTCCTTGTCATATTTCCTGATAGAAAATCACCGACGAAATACGccaattcttttaaatacatacacattattcaTAAGCTCCACAAGCAAGGCAatctacattaaacaccttgaacagttaaaattgatgaaagacaaaagacagaaacataTAGGACAggtggcaaagtgtatatcaattatcaaacgtctataaatgcacagatattgttagtttatataggtaaaaattgttcatagttctctcatagccACGGACTACCAATACCGTGtgtgtagtgaatcaacatttcaggaaatttcaaaaatcaaatttcttgcacacatattgacttgtaaccaccctagtctaatcgagtgcattaatatcaataatcaaacacgcataaataaacagatttacttagttttgtattggaaaaaattattcatagtttcctcatagactaccatgtatagtaaatcaacattttcaatgaaatctaaaaatccaatttcttgtacacacatgcacgttttacttcccacttcaagcaaagtacatttacatatattatcaaacatatataaatgtacagatatagcttgttgtcCGGAGGAAAATTGTCAGTAGTTTGCattatagactcccatgtattatgatttgatatttttgggtgaagcactatatcagccacatcttgccttcttatagttgcacaaaatatggtgaccgtcctgcaaatgcatgaaatatcatgtctcttcaaaaatgcttgcgtgataaattgcaacCCTCCCTCCTAAAACACCAGCTCTCTCCCCCCGCAACTTTTGTccctaacttacataacaattaaaccaattgttatgtaaattagctgacactgTTTCAGAAATGCCTTGGGAAAATACTGCAGtgattgggggagggtcaagttttagaatatcggacaagggggagggttaCACCTTAGACAAgaggatagggggagggtcacattttacagtacaggtgtcCACTGAATTCCCCCTGCCTTTCCCCCCCCCCACcgaaattactgaaagctcccttaaGACTGGTCACATGCTATGGTCGTTTCCTGTATTTTGAGATTGTAAGCAATCTAACACAACACACATTTTTTATGAGGTTGGAAACTGAAACCTCTCCGCAGCTCAAAATATTGATGGTgttatttcaaagtttaaaactCCTGGCGTTGCTCCACGTTCTCTCGAATCAGGGCTTTATTTCCGCTCCACGTTGTAAGGCAAAATGTTTGGTGGTGTACCGGTAATGGGTCTGTAGCTATTTAAGGCAACAGTCTACTCGATCCAAGTAGCATGGCAGAAGAACCATCCGCTGCAACTGTCTGAGgaaaattttgacatcattatCGCAAAGATTATTTCACACAATATCACAGTTTCGATGTTTCAGTCAGTCTCCGACCTTCTAAAGTAAAGTTATTTTCACTCagtcacagacaaatatagacagactggaaacgcggcatgcttttgttccatggtcgtctgggtagactattggcttttaaTTTTCTTCTCCAATCTTGGCATACATCTGTATAACCGATGTATAGAATTGAGCTGTGCCGGCTTCGAGCAGGAGAAAAGCATGCGCCATGAACGGCTATGTCTTGCCAAATTTCCAACATTAATTTTGCTTTAAACAATGTAGAGAGTAATATAACACTATATTCAAAACCAAAAAACGATGATAAGCGAAAGTCTGACATATAGGTCCCAAAGGTATTAGCGTGATGGCGTTTCGAAGTGATATGAAGGAGAGATATTAGGGTACCATTGTTATGCTAGGTACAGATAAATATAGActgtctatgtttgtctgtgacTCAGTGAAGCTGgagtaaaaattaaaaagtacAGTGCCGTCAAATGTAGACTGCAAAAGAAGTCGCCCACACGGTGACCATAGAACGAAACCGAAATCGCTGCTTTTGATTGAGATTTTATTTGAGGAAAACTGAAAACTGATAATTACACACAGTTAACAGAATAATGCTGGTATATGATACAATTTTGGTGAATTGTAATGTTAGTGTACGCGAATTTCTGGTAGATACCAGACTGTGGTCTTATGGAATAATTTAGCATGATTAAAACGATGAAGCTCCCTCCCAAATCAATGATACATAAAAGAGCAAGTTAACACTTTTGTCATTGTGATGTGCCATCAAGAAACAGGTATTTTTCACCCTCTCAGGCCATGCAAACAAAGCGCGTCGTGTTCACTATACACACATTGAAAAATGAACTCCACCAagtaaaattcacttgtcaacacaaACACTAGTGGACatcacataatttctgttgTTGTGTTTACCTTGACAAGCGGAACACCTAGACAATTTGACGTGATTTGGGGTTCGGAACAagacattgcattttacaaaGGCGAAAAAATGTTAGTAACAggaaaaaatacttcaaaagtcACAAGTTATTATTACAGAGCTTTAATCTTAAAGTTTCAGGATTTTTGATATCGAAGCGTGTGAATGTTTAATTAAGGAAAGGGTGCAATACCTTCAAATCGCTGTCAAACGATGTGATTCACAAAAAATATCGTTCaacataaaataaacaaatttctTTGATTTAATCTCTATGTAACGAGCTCGTGTAAATAATATACATTACTATGCAATTTAATGCTGACATTTGGTTTCCACGTTGACAAAAATAAGCTGAGGTATAGAGGATATTTTGCTCTTCGGTAAACGATCATGTTTCCCGCCAAAGACTCTGTATAATGTATGCATTATATTTCTGTCAGCCATATTTGGCCGCGAAATAACATACATAAGCTTAGCCGTTGCTAATGATATTTTTAGCTcaacatttcaaagaaaaaaccaGTGTCGTTCCTGATTTATCCATCCTGAGGAATGCACGCCCAGGCAATATAATATCATTTTGCAACGTCAATTCAGTGAAAGCCAAACACTTTGTAAAACGCCATTTTTTAGCAAATCGTACCATTGTCAATTGTTTCATCGTATGACATATATGATCTATGGACGTAAAGTTAACCATTACAAAATAATCAACAATATAAGTGACTTGAGGTTTTACCagttaaatatgcatatttttggACACAACAGAGGCACGCACCGTCACGTGACCACCACCTGGCTCGAACGGTGGACTCCGATGCTTATAAACACAGCGAAATGAAATTCTCACGTCATGGCTGATGTTATTCCAGATTAAAATTTATTTCCCAGGACGTGTACAGTCATTATTGCATAGATGCACGTCATAGGTATGTAATACTGTTGTACGGTGTAGCGTATATTGAAAGAGCGTCGCTCGAAAGTTCAGGTGCGTCGGGTAAGTTCACATCAGATGACTTATGAGCGCAACCGAACCGGTTGAAGTGTTAATATTCCTGCGACGGGAACGCTactgctttaaaatgaaaataacattgCAAAGGGGAAATCTATCGTAGTCGAGAAAAGTTCTTCATCAACTAACCGTTCAGATGGATATGTGAACTACATTCAAGGCGGTGATTTATTCATAAGACTGGTTTGTAAATTGTTCAGATTAACCTGAAGTTTGATTTGCTGTTAGAGGGCGCACCTTTCTCACAAGTTTTCGAAATGAAAGTTCTCTTGACTGAGCCAACATGAGAAAATTGATTCATAAAATTGCACTAGCAGCACTGGGACTTTTTTCGACGCTTCTTTGGTTCTTCCAGTCTCACCGACGTAGTGAGGAAGTCCGGTTCTGCCGTCACGTGCAATACAATGTTCATGGCGATAAACTGGAATACCTGGTCCACGTTGGTACACTCAATGGCGCTCGTCTCGAAGTACGGGATGTCTCCATTGGCCAGGCACCAGCGTCTTGCCTCGTCCGACGTGACCTGCATTTAGGGGGAGGGAGCGAAATACATGGATCAGAAAAGCGGAAATGAGTGATTCTTCGTCATATTCTGACGACAGTTTTACAAGTGTTTAGTTTTACGGTGTAAACTGTGaattttcttcttcagtctTGGCATACATCTGTATAACCGATGTATAGTGCCGGCTTCGAGCAGGAGTCATAAAAAAGCATGCGCCATGAACGGCTATCTTGCCAAAATTTCCCACATTTGCTTTAAACTATGTAGAGAGTAATATAACACTATATTCAAAAccaaaaaaatgatgaataaGCGAAAGTCTGACATATAGGTCCCAAAGGTATTAGCGTGATGGCGTTTCGAAGGAATATGAAGGGGAGATATTAGGGCACCTTTGTTATGCTACGTAACCTGTGACAGTGGTTAGTGTGGACTGAAGCCATTTGCATTTTTTCTGAGTCAACTTGATCGTCCTATCTATTCGACACAATCTGATGTACACCCAAGCAATAATAGAGGTGAAGGACGAAGGTACGACACGAAAGTTCTTCAGAGCGATTATCTGGCAGTTGTCGCTATTTCTTGAAacaaaagttgaattttcattgaaaacataCGAATGAGATAGCCCGATAAGGAAACCAGGTTGATACCACCAAACTTTGAACCCAAGGTCCTCGTCCGAGAACTTGGACAATGGATGGATTTTTGACTCGAAAAAAGtagattcattacatttatgataGATATGTTATTTAGGTGAGCTTACCTCTCTGTTTTCAAGGTCGATCTTGTTGCCAAGGACAACACAGGTGTGGCGCGCTGGAGTGGTCGGGTTTGCGTGAAGCACGAACTCGTCCTTCCATTTGTTCAGCGCTTTGAAGGACTCCGGAACAGTCACGTCGAATACGAGGACACAACATTGCGTTCCCCGGTAATACGTGATGCCCAGACTGCTGTAACGCTCCTGGCCTGCCGTGTCCCAAATCTGTTGTAGATCAAAGCAAATATCTATCATGAATACCACGTACCTGAAGGGCGTCATTAGAATTTGTACTACTTCCTTGGCGATTTCGAAATAAACCCTCATCTTTTTAGGAAAAGGGGTCCAGAAAATGGCGCGTTTTCGATCGTTCCCATATTTAATGCTGTATCTATTGACGTGTGGGCGATGACACGTCTGCTTACTTCGAAAGTGATGGTCAATTAAATGAGTATTATggaagaatgcgcctcggggacagatattcgggctctataattttgttcaatacTTCTCTAGTCTAACGCTTGTTTGGGTTCATTTATAGCTTTTGGCGCGAGCAAAATTTTCATCGTCTTcgcattttgaaaattgaaagtttatattttcccatacagttaacacactATGGCGGCAATTTTGCAATAATAATCAATATCAATTATAGGTAAATTTCAtggaatttgtttctctagtaccaacctTCGCACGGttcccctgattttattcttggtttagTAGAAGGGTGGGTGAAAATCTCATTGAGGGAAGTTTTATCacaagtttaagtttttcactttcgaggcgcgtgcTATCTTAAATACGGATTCCGACCTATTCCCTTTCTTGCATACTTGCAAGAAGCAACTGTAACAGCATGTATATGCTGTATATATCGTTTGTAATACCAACTGAATTCTCGACTGAAGTTGATGGGACAACATCTATAACTATCGGTCATTCTCgttaattttgttcaataaaaTAACATCGCATATCTATTCAGTGTGTCCCAAAAAGGGTATGTCGATAAAAGTCGACACACCGCCAACAAGGCaaattttgcataaatatgcaatgttatttttctcatgaGACTCTGGTCCGGATAAGAATCATATCATCAACATGAACATCGGGcattaaacacacacacacaggctgtgttgacaagtcatATACTAGGTATTTGGCAttgatttttaaaagtgcagaagcagaaaaacatttttcaaagagACCAAAATACTgggaaatacatcaaaagttaaagcgAATGGAACTTATTGTAATACAATTCCTCGTGTCTTCCGATCCTGTGCAAAACAGTTAATGCTTCTTAAGGCAAAAATAGTTggcgaaagaactttttcattGGTCCCTGTTTAAGGTCACCGGTGATTTCACACTTCTCTACCGTGTGTGGGCGCACTTCATGACAAAGTCACTTACCTTCATAGTCACACGTTGGTCGCCCACCATCACCTCTTTGACGGCGAAGTCGGCCCCGATTGTCGGTGTGTAGTGGTCGATGAATTTACCGCGGCAATAGCGATCCACGATCGACGATTTTCCAACCCTGTGTTTGTAAATAATCAATTAGGAACATACGTTTAACTTTTGGTTCGGCGCGCAATCATTTCATAACGAGGCCATGACATATTAACGTAAAAACTACATTTCCAACATATATCAGCCATCATCCGGGATACTCAGGAGCTCGTGTAGATTTTAAGTTTTCATTAATTAATACCGCAAGAATAAATCGACAATTATACATTCTTATCCAAAATGGAAAAACGACGGAGGACAAAGTTTCAACAAGGTCAGCACTATTCTAAATTCAAAGATCATTATTTTCGTATTTAATTTCAGTCTCAATTGTATATATAGCCCTGCTTTCCAATGCTATGTGTCTGTTAACATCAGCAACTCCATTCATTACAACATATCTCGTCTTATCATCGATAGTAGCAGAAACCGTACAGGAAGAGTGCACAAGTGCGACATCGTCACGTATTATGAAAGACGCCTTTCACTCCATATAGATACTTACAAGTTGTTTACATACAAGCGCGGCGATAATGTTCCTTGTACGAAACAGGTATATGAAATTACTGCATAATATTGTAACACAGAGTTTAAAttgtcttatatatatatatatatatatatatatatatatatataatatatatatatatatatatctcctGCAATGTCAGAGTTAGTATAAACAAACACGTTggcatatgagagagagagagagagagagagagagagagagagagagagagagagggggggggggggggggttactcgaaccAGAAGTGTTAATTAACTGCCATCTGATTTATGACTATTGTCATAGTATCGTTTTAACTTGTAAAATAAAACTTGTGACTGTCACATAAAGATCATGTCATGTGGGTTTTTAACAGCCAGTGTTGTTGTTCCAAAAACAGTGTTATGATAGTACGTTGTTTGTTGCTTTCATATGGTAATCACC
Protein-coding regions in this window:
- the LOC139151468 gene encoding ras-related protein rab7-like, which produces MAASDARVVKVLLLGDSGVGKSSIVDRYCRGKFIDHYTPTIGADFAVKEVMVGDQRVTMKIWDTAGQERYSSLGITYYRGTQCCVLVFDVTVPESFKALNKWKDEFVLHANPTTPARHTCVVLGNKIDLENREVTSDEARRWCLANGDIPYFETSAIECTNVDQVFQFIAMNIVLHVTAEPDFLTTSVRLEEPKKRRKKSQCC